In a single window of the Ciconia boyciana chromosome 7, ASM3463844v1, whole genome shotgun sequence genome:
- the LXN gene encoding latexin: MELPPSQPRASRAAALAASYACYRRGSPGRGLALRALRRASGQDIDDVGHKYHLELVLEDVLDKDHTVNCTAEVLYHLGNKSIAPDVQFTIEGELKNTDEADNIFYNRIKSLEKELVAENIPDRHGNVSPEMEPIHLLAWVASGYVIWQNSTENTKFQLAQIKHVKQVKRSDEYLQFDYVILLHEMVSQEIIPWQMTVLWHPQHGVQVTQDSRQPKHASE; encoded by the exons atggagCTGCCGCCGAGCCAGCCCCGAGCCagccgggcggcggcgctggccGCCAGCTACGCCTGCTACCGGCGGGGGAGCCCCGGGCGCGGCCTGGCCCTGCGGGCCCTCCGCCGCGCCAGCGGGCAG GATATCGATGATGTGGGGCATAAGTACCATCTGGAATTGGTGTTAGAAGACGTCCTTGACAAA GACCATACTGTTAACTGCACTGCTGAGGTTCTTTATCATCTGGGCAACAAAAGCATCGCTCCAGATGTGCAATTCACCATTGAAGGAGAACTTAAGAACACAGATGAAGCAGATAACATATTCTACAATCGAATCAAGAGCCTGGAAAAAGAGCTCGTGGCAGAAAACATACCAG ACAGACATGGCAACGTGTCCCCAGAAATGGAGCCCATCCACCTGCTAGCGTGGGTCGCCTCTGGCTACGTGATATGGCAGAACTCGACTGAAAACACTAAGTTCCAACTTGCCCAAATTAAACATGTGAAGCAAGTG AAAAGAAGTGATGAATATCTTCAGTTTGACTACGTGATTCTACTTCACGAAATGGTGTCCCAG GAGATCATTCCCTGGCAAATGACAGTTCTCTGGCACCCACAGCATGGTGTTCAAGTAACACAGGACAGCCGTCAGCCAAAACATGCATCGGAATAA
- the LOC140654753 gene encoding ovocalyxin-32-like, which translates to MQGLSAAPPAAFLLLLLRLSALLLPAAAAPGAERELSPSSRLAAGAARVALHYLNFQTASPVALQALGQVRKATVKNIPGSGHKYYLQFTTEDYKTGENAGSCLATVLYSKTKSSPVVNIKCMHTKDQKQIQEEDNRLYQKLRHQPKPIIGNNIPDSYGNIEPALEPAWALAVAGSSYIMWEKSTENLGYFMAQVKSVKQWIRKDDFIEFDYTVLLHEIPTQEIISCHMRLTWLPGHPLKVKYFCASENQGLEDGSGMESGSAAGILYERGANF; encoded by the exons ATGCAGGGGCtcagcgccgcgccgcccgccgccttcctcctcctcctcctccgcctcagcgcgctgctgctgccggcggccgcggcgccggGAGCCGAGCGggagctgagccccagcagccGCCTGGCCGCGGGAGCAGCGCGGGTGGCACTGCATTACCTCAACTTCCAGACGGCGTCCCCCGTCGCGCTGCAGGCGCTGGGGCAGGTCCGCAAGGCCACGGTGAAG AACATTCCAGGCTCTGGTCACAAGTATTACCTGCAGTTCACTACCGAAGACTACAAAACCGGG GAAAATGCCGGGAGCTGCCTTGCTACAGTGTTGTATTCGAAGACAAAGTCTTCGCCTGTTGTCAATATCAAGTGCATGCATACCAAAGACCAGAAGCAAATCCAAGAAGAGGACAACAGACTTTACCAAAAACTTAGGCACCAACCCAAACCAATAATTGGAAACAATATTCCAG ACAGCTATGGAAATATTGAACCTGCCCTGGAGCCAGCGTGGGCTTTGGCTGTTGCTGGCAGCAGTTACATAATGTGGGAAAAGTCAACAGAGAACTTGGGTTACTTCATGGCACAAGTCAAGTCTGTGAAGCAGTGG ATAAGGAAAGACGATTTTATTGAGTTTGACTACACTGTCCTTCTCCATGAAATTCCAACGCAG gaaattatttcatgtcACATGCGCCTCACTTGGCTTCCTGGTCACCCTCTGAAAGTGAAATACTTCTGTGCTTCAGAGAATCAGGGGCTCGAAGATGGATCTGGAATGGAATCTGGATCAGCTGCTGGGATTTTATATGAAAGGGgagcaaatttttaa